Proteins encoded in a region of the Sphingopyxis sp. OAS728 genome:
- a CDS encoding SDR family oxidoreductase, producing the protein MTTFRDNLLAGKTAFVAGGTSGINLGIAKRFAELGAKVAVAGRDPDKAARAAAEIGQGALGLSGDVRDYAAIRSVMERVAGELGAMDIVISGAAGNFLAPALGMSANAFRTVVDIDLNGTFNVFRGCHDLLNRPGASLIAITAGQAVNASALQAHACAAKAGINQLIRVLALEWGPEVRVNGISPGPIADTEGMKRLAPDAETRQAHYDRIAMKRWGKVEEVAESAVFLCSPAAGYITGTILDCDGGSQIGDASRGDLAKGMA; encoded by the coding sequence ATGACGACATTCCGCGATAACCTGCTGGCCGGAAAGACGGCCTTTGTTGCCGGGGGCACAAGCGGCATCAATCTGGGGATCGCCAAGCGCTTCGCCGAACTCGGCGCCAAGGTCGCCGTGGCGGGCCGCGATCCAGACAAGGCGGCGCGTGCAGCAGCGGAGATTGGTCAGGGCGCGCTCGGCCTGTCGGGTGACGTCCGCGACTATGCTGCTATCCGCAGCGTGATGGAGCGCGTTGCGGGCGAACTGGGGGCGATGGATATCGTCATTTCCGGGGCAGCGGGTAATTTCCTCGCGCCGGCGCTCGGCATGTCCGCCAACGCGTTCCGCACCGTCGTCGATATCGACCTCAACGGTACCTTCAACGTGTTCCGCGGTTGTCACGACCTGCTCAACCGTCCCGGCGCCTCGCTGATCGCGATCACGGCGGGGCAGGCGGTCAATGCGTCGGCGCTGCAAGCGCATGCCTGCGCCGCCAAGGCGGGGATCAACCAGTTGATTCGCGTGCTCGCGCTCGAATGGGGTCCCGAGGTGCGCGTGAACGGCATCTCGCCGGGGCCGATCGCAGATACCGAAGGGATGAAACGCTTAGCCCCCGATGCGGAAACGCGGCAGGCCCATTACGACCGGATCGCGATGAAACGCTGGGGCAAGGTCGAGGAAGTCGCCGAATCGGCTGTGTTCCTCTGCTCGCCCGCGGCCGGTTATATCACCGGCACGATACTCGACTGCGACGGCGGCAGTCAGATTGGCGACGCGTCGCGCGGCGACTTGGCGAAGGGAATGGCCTGA
- a CDS encoding energy transducer TonB, with protein sequence MAYTGQVSARQRAISGGGALIAVLAIGIGLASGLDLEVVRKASDAITAIAIPAPPPPPREQVTPAKASSQRASGKASAANKHAKAAPVFAPKTELPPIVPPVAAAPRPGAGNDASAGATPTPGSGSGAGGRGDGTGSGGSGSGTGGGTKAVWRSGTIHDRDYPREASRAKAGGEVEVRFTIEASGRVSGCRVTRPSGDASLDQTTCRLIEDRFRFKPATNSAGEPVASQYGWRQSWWLERRN encoded by the coding sequence ATGGCCTATACAGGGCAGGTTTCGGCACGACAGCGCGCTATATCCGGAGGCGGGGCGCTGATCGCGGTACTTGCGATCGGCATTGGCCTCGCCAGCGGTCTCGATCTCGAGGTCGTGCGCAAGGCAAGCGATGCGATCACCGCAATCGCTATCCCCGCGCCCCCTCCGCCGCCGCGCGAACAGGTCACGCCCGCTAAAGCGTCGAGCCAAAGGGCCAGCGGCAAAGCCTCGGCGGCGAACAAGCACGCCAAGGCGGCACCGGTCTTCGCGCCGAAAACCGAGCTGCCGCCGATTGTGCCGCCGGTCGCCGCCGCTCCGCGGCCAGGCGCGGGCAACGACGCATCGGCAGGCGCGACGCCGACTCCCGGGTCCGGCTCGGGCGCCGGTGGACGCGGCGATGGCACGGGCTCAGGCGGATCCGGAAGCGGCACCGGCGGCGGCACCAAGGCCGTGTGGCGCAGCGGCACGATCCACGACCGCGACTATCCGCGCGAAGCGAGCCGCGCCAAGGCGGGCGGCGAGGTCGAAGTCCGCTTCACCATCGAGGCCAGCGGCCGCGTGAGCGGATGCCGCGTGACGCGGCCGAGCGGTGACGCCTCGCTTGACCAGACGACGTGCCGGCTCATCGAAGACCGCTTCCGCTTCAAGCCCGCGACCAATTCCGCCGGCGAACCCGTCGCGAGCCAATATGGCTGGCGGCAGAGCTGGTGGCTCGAACGCCGAAACTGA
- a CDS encoding alpha/beta fold hydrolase → MASAGPTSNSFISQRLKLHYVDWGNRGAPPLLLVHGGRDHCRNWDWVAEKLRDRYHIIAPDLRGHGDSAWSPDGNYAMDAFVYDLAQLIHQIDLGPITIVAHSMGGNIALRYTGLYPENVRKLVAIEGLGPSPKVMAERAKTPYAERFRKWIDDKRQAAGRTPRRYATLDDALARMMGENSYLTEAQARHLTINGISRNEDGTWSWKFDNYLNVWPAFDMPQADIAALWGAITCPTLLLYGANSWASNPEKDGRLEHFNTAKVIEFENAGHWLHHDQFDRFMSTLDEFL, encoded by the coding sequence ATGGCAAGTGCCGGCCCCACCTCGAACAGCTTCATCTCGCAGCGGCTCAAGCTGCACTATGTCGACTGGGGCAATCGCGGCGCGCCGCCGTTGCTGCTCGTCCATGGCGGCCGCGACCATTGTCGCAACTGGGACTGGGTCGCCGAGAAACTGCGCGATCGCTATCATATCATCGCGCCCGATCTGCGTGGTCATGGCGACAGCGCATGGTCGCCTGATGGCAATTACGCGATGGACGCCTTTGTCTATGACCTCGCCCAGTTGATCCACCAGATCGACCTTGGCCCCATCACGATCGTCGCGCATTCGATGGGCGGCAATATCGCGCTGCGCTACACCGGGCTCTATCCCGAAAATGTGCGCAAGCTCGTCGCGATCGAAGGGCTTGGCCCGTCGCCCAAGGTGATGGCCGAGCGCGCGAAGACGCCATATGCTGAACGCTTCCGCAAATGGATCGACGACAAGCGCCAGGCGGCCGGGCGCACGCCGCGGCGCTATGCGACGCTCGACGACGCGCTGGCACGGATGATGGGCGAGAACAGTTACCTGACCGAAGCGCAGGCGCGTCACCTCACGATCAACGGTATCAGCCGGAACGAAGATGGGACGTGGAGCTGGAAGTTCGACAATTATCTCAACGTCTGGCCCGCCTTCGATATGCCGCAGGCAGACATTGCCGCTTTGTGGGGCGCAATCACCTGTCCCACGCTGCTGCTCTATGGCGCGAACAGCTGGGCATCGAACCCCGAGAAGGACGGCCGGCTCGAACATTTCAACACCGCCAAGGTGATCGAGTTCGAAAATGCCGGCCACTGGCTGCACCACGACCAGTTCGACCGGTTCATGTCCACGCTAGACGAATTCCTGTAA
- a CDS encoding TonB-dependent receptor, translating to MKPSSASFLALSCVGSLISAPALAAEADAAQDAPGGRSEIIVSGTLANEVESPKSTAPVVDTPQTITVVSQEQIRQQNLLTLRDALTTIPGITFGAGEGGGGYGDSINLRGYSANNDLTVDGVRDSAQYSRTDPFNLQQIEVYNGANSVFNGSGSVGGTINLVSKIPFARNATTVQAAVGTDNYYRAAVDSNWRLNDLIAVRINAMYHENDVPGRDVESYQRWGVAPSITIGVESDTSLTLAYIHQDDDNTPIYGVPFFLSGVNDGPLAGVDDSDYFGIVNLDEQKTKVDRLTATFRHAFSDNVSIRNLTRWQRVHQYSQTSAPQGVFCLASGLQPVGGSANATVGSACLAGQNTPGFYYPAGPRGLVRDQVNDLIHNQTDLTVVSGAKGGLFNTLVIGASYSQEDYSIENAQLLRNAGGATPNPAQPPISLTAPNTVWTGPVNYIRTGNSYGDTRNLAVYAFDTLEISPMFELNAGIRYESVRTVFRADTVTTPATGAVYVRGADQTSDENLFSYRFGAVFHPIENVSLYAAYGNAKTPTSATVRAGCGLPAAPGAADPCAVAPEKARTYEIGAKAELFDKKLLLTAALFRNERTNFRIPSNDPAQPNSLQVLDGQSRVDGLALGVSGNVTPEWAIFANYTYLDSEVRQSVSDFCLATPGATGCLNNAAIPDPQRGDRLIQTPKHSGSLFTTYAFPFGLQIGYGLTYQGKFATNQRNLAQRTQFMVDDYLIHRAFVSYDFKNGLVAQLNVSNFTNEDYYTGVRNNVGAATISGAGVVGGGAVTGGWATPGDSRSAVFSLFYNF from the coding sequence GTGAAACCATCATCCGCCTCGTTCCTCGCTCTCTCCTGCGTGGGCAGCCTGATCAGCGCACCCGCGCTCGCCGCCGAGGCAGATGCGGCGCAGGACGCCCCCGGCGGCCGCAGCGAGATCATCGTCAGCGGCACGCTCGCGAACGAGGTGGAATCGCCCAAGTCGACAGCGCCTGTCGTCGATACGCCACAGACGATCACGGTCGTGTCGCAGGAGCAGATCCGCCAGCAGAATCTGCTGACGCTTCGCGATGCGCTCACGACGATCCCCGGTATCACCTTCGGCGCCGGCGAAGGTGGCGGCGGCTATGGCGACTCGATCAACCTGCGCGGCTATTCGGCGAACAACGACCTGACCGTCGACGGCGTTCGCGACAGCGCGCAATACAGCCGTACAGACCCCTTCAACCTGCAGCAGATCGAGGTCTATAACGGCGCCAACTCGGTCTTCAACGGATCGGGCAGCGTCGGCGGAACGATCAACCTCGTCAGCAAGATTCCCTTCGCGCGCAATGCGACGACGGTGCAGGCTGCGGTCGGCACCGACAATTATTATCGTGCCGCGGTCGACAGCAACTGGCGCCTCAATGACCTGATTGCGGTCCGCATCAACGCGATGTATCATGAAAATGACGTGCCCGGCCGCGACGTCGAATCCTACCAGCGCTGGGGCGTCGCGCCGTCGATCACGATCGGCGTCGAAAGCGACACCAGCCTGACGCTCGCTTACATCCACCAGGACGACGACAATACGCCGATCTATGGCGTGCCCTTCTTCCTGAGCGGCGTGAACGATGGCCCGCTCGCTGGCGTCGACGACAGCGACTATTTCGGCATCGTCAATCTCGACGAACAGAAGACCAAGGTCGATCGCCTGACCGCGACCTTCCGCCATGCGTTCAGCGACAATGTCTCGATCCGCAACCTGACCCGCTGGCAGCGCGTCCACCAGTATAGCCAGACGAGCGCGCCGCAGGGCGTCTTCTGCCTTGCAAGCGGGCTGCAGCCGGTCGGCGGCAGCGCCAATGCGACCGTCGGCAGCGCCTGCCTCGCCGGCCAGAATACGCCGGGATTCTATTATCCCGCCGGCCCGCGCGGCCTCGTCCGCGATCAGGTCAACGACCTGATCCACAACCAGACCGACCTGACCGTCGTCAGCGGCGCCAAGGGCGGCCTGTTCAACACGCTGGTGATCGGCGCGTCGTACAGCCAGGAAGATTATTCGATCGAAAATGCGCAGTTGCTGCGCAACGCCGGCGGCGCGACGCCGAACCCGGCGCAGCCGCCGATCAGCCTGACCGCCCCGAACACGGTCTGGACCGGCCCGGTCAATTATATCCGCACCGGCAACAGCTATGGCGACACGCGAAACCTTGCCGTTTACGCGTTCGACACGCTCGAAATCTCGCCGATGTTCGAACTGAACGCCGGTATCCGGTATGAAAGCGTGCGGACGGTCTTCCGCGCCGACACGGTGACGACGCCCGCGACCGGCGCGGTCTATGTCCGCGGCGCCGATCAGACCAGCGACGAGAATCTCTTCTCCTATCGCTTCGGCGCGGTCTTCCACCCGATCGAAAATGTCAGCCTCTACGCCGCCTATGGCAATGCCAAGACGCCGACCTCGGCCACCGTGCGCGCGGGCTGCGGCCTGCCGGCGGCACCGGGCGCGGCCGATCCGTGCGCGGTAGCGCCCGAAAAGGCGCGTACCTACGAGATTGGCGCCAAGGCCGAACTGTTCGACAAGAAGCTGCTGCTCACCGCCGCGCTGTTCCGCAACGAACGCACCAATTTCCGCATCCCGTCGAACGATCCCGCGCAGCCCAACTCGCTGCAGGTGCTCGATGGCCAGTCGCGCGTCGACGGCCTCGCGCTCGGCGTCAGCGGCAATGTCACCCCCGAATGGGCGATCTTCGCCAACTACACCTATCTCGACAGCGAAGTTCGGCAGAGCGTTTCGGACTTCTGCCTTGCGACGCCGGGTGCGACAGGCTGCCTCAACAACGCCGCGATCCCCGATCCGCAGCGTGGCGATCGCCTGATCCAGACCCCGAAGCATTCGGGCAGCCTGTTCACCACCTATGCCTTCCCGTTCGGCCTGCAGATCGGATACGGCCTGACCTATCAGGGCAAGTTCGCGACCAACCAGCGCAACCTCGCGCAGCGCACGCAGTTCATGGTCGACGATTATCTGATCCACCGCGCGTTCGTGTCGTACGACTTCAAGAACGGCCTCGTGGCGCAGCTCAACGTCAGCAACTTCACGAACGAAGATTATTACACCGGCGTCCGCAACAATGTCGGCGCGGCGACGATCTCCGGCGCCGGCGTGGTCGGTGGCGGCGCCGTAACGGGCGGCTGGGCAACCCCCGGCGACTCGCGCTCGGCGGTGTTCAGCCTCTTCTACAATTTCTGA
- a CDS encoding FAD:protein FMN transferase produces MTPAAFAGRDAGAATEFFSGETMGTSWSLQAVAPPVATLHGVQAALDLVVAQMSQWERESDLARFNRAEPGTWCEIPAEFAHVIGAALDLSRASGGAFDPGLGRFTEAWGFGSAGRAGPVPDAGKILADRMIEFDPATRRLRRGAGAALDLSGIAKGYGVDLAAEWLLDIGVRHFLLEVGGELRGEGIRPDGQPWWVDVEMPPTSSIPPWRIALHDLSAATSGNYRRGVTVDDRYYSHSFDPQTGQPIVNAVSSVTVLHRSCMMADGWATALTVLGPQAGIALADEQKLAACVIAGDREYVSHAWRAMQD; encoded by the coding sequence TTGACGCCCGCGGCTTTCGCCGGGCGCGACGCGGGGGCTGCGACCGAGTTTTTCTCGGGCGAGACGATGGGGACAAGCTGGTCCCTGCAGGCGGTCGCGCCGCCCGTGGCGACCCTGCACGGCGTTCAGGCGGCGCTCGACCTCGTCGTCGCGCAGATGAGCCAGTGGGAGCGCGAATCCGACCTAGCACGCTTCAACCGTGCCGAGCCCGGCACATGGTGCGAGATCCCGGCCGAATTCGCGCATGTCATCGGGGCCGCGCTCGACCTTTCGCGCGCCAGCGGCGGGGCCTTCGACCCCGGCCTCGGCCGTTTCACCGAAGCGTGGGGGTTTGGCAGTGCCGGACGGGCGGGGCCGGTGCCCGACGCCGGAAAGATTCTCGCCGACCGCATGATCGAATTCGATCCGGCAACGCGGCGCCTCCGGCGCGGCGCGGGCGCCGCGCTCGATTTGTCGGGCATTGCCAAAGGGTACGGCGTCGACCTTGCCGCCGAATGGTTGCTCGACATCGGCGTGCGGCACTTCCTGCTCGAGGTCGGGGGTGAGCTGCGGGGCGAGGGGATACGGCCCGATGGCCAGCCATGGTGGGTCGATGTCGAGATGCCGCCGACATCGTCGATTCCGCCGTGGCGGATCGCGCTCCACGACCTGTCCGCGGCGACATCGGGCAATTATCGCCGCGGCGTCACCGTTGACGATCGTTATTATTCGCACAGCTTCGATCCGCAGACCGGCCAGCCGATCGTCAATGCGGTGTCGTCGGTCACCGTGCTTCACCGCAGCTGCATGATGGCCGATGGCTGGGCGACCGCGCTGACCGTCCTCGGACCGCAAGCGGGCATTGCGCTCGCCGATGAACAGAAATTGGCGGCGTGTGTGATCGCGGGCGACCGCGAATATGTCTCACACGCATGGCGCGCGATGCAGGATTAG
- a CDS encoding Fe2+-dependent dioxygenase has translation MIRIIPDVLDADGVAKLRSILDAAEWIDGNETSGPQAALAKRNQQLPEFGEAAAEAGRIVLDALGRAPLFIAAALPLKIYPPYFNRYAGGENFGDHIDNAIRMRRGSDFRMRSDLSATLFLADPDSYDGGGLVIEGFAQEPGIKLPAGHMILYPSTTVHRVEPVTSGTRVASFMWIQSMVRDQGQRNLLFDLDMGVQGAATALGQGDATVVRLTGVYHNLLRRWADS, from the coding sequence ATGATCCGCATCATTCCCGACGTGCTCGACGCCGATGGCGTCGCCAAGCTCCGCTCGATCCTCGACGCCGCCGAATGGATCGACGGTAACGAGACATCGGGCCCGCAAGCCGCGCTTGCCAAACGCAACCAGCAACTCCCCGAATTCGGCGAAGCCGCCGCGGAAGCAGGACGCATCGTCCTCGACGCGCTGGGCCGCGCGCCGCTGTTCATCGCCGCGGCGCTGCCGCTCAAAATCTATCCGCCCTATTTCAACCGCTATGCCGGCGGCGAGAATTTCGGCGACCATATCGATAATGCGATCCGCATGCGGCGCGGCAGCGATTTCCGGATGCGCAGCGACCTGTCCGCAACGCTCTTCCTTGCCGATCCCGACAGCTATGATGGCGGCGGCCTCGTCATCGAAGGCTTTGCGCAGGAACCGGGTATCAAATTGCCCGCCGGCCATATGATCCTCTATCCATCGACGACGGTCCATCGCGTCGAACCCGTCACATCGGGAACACGGGTGGCCAGCTTTATGTGGATCCAGTCGATGGTGCGCGACCAGGGCCAGCGCAACCTGCTCTTCGATCTCGACATGGGCGTTCAGGGCGCCGCGACGGCGCTTGGTCAGGGCGATGCAACGGTCGTGCGCCTGACGGGCGTGTATCACAATCTGCTGCGTCGCTGGGCCGACAGCTAA